In Candidatus Eisenbacteria bacterium, one genomic interval encodes:
- a CDS encoding MMPL family transporter codes for MATAFERYVRLLVRFRWLVLAVVAALTVLVGSGMTKLRSEFSVEASLPANHPFVQIDKEIRAEFGGRRTLIVAIVPREGEVWQTPVLEIVRDFTLAALRLPDIMAQNVVSLAAPAVRYVEESGGSIKVDYLMRDAPKTPEEIARLRAKVESDPQLRGMLVTPDQKAAIVVLDFFEGKQQSWEVANAVLALAEPYHDRGVDVWIAGEPTFALTDLDQSAMLMRRIPVTFLVIAVMLLVSFRSFQGMFIPMLTATLSTVWGLGLQGHTGIPIDGWNAAVPILLIAVAAAHSAQMLKRYVEEVVRTRDNRAAVIESTVKIGPVMVAAGATAALGFASLALFGVRSIANFGLSCAYGIGSAVFLELTLIPALRAVLPAPKHVPPEGGVTTAVLATLERAILRGNGRPVLIGTAIALVLSLVGIARIRTFGPTREYMPKGSLPRVHLDEIQKHFPGTVTMTILYEGAEGSAKTVPFLQHMAAMQAELEKDPLVLRTASLADLVKTLHKTFAADAPNPYRVPDDQELVSQLMFLGDSPAFERFVDRAQTKAIVMAYLTDDDSALVGPLVRHTEAWLRDHPPPDGVKVLVAGGAGPTILAVNEHTTYGKLVNMVVVLLAIYAISSTIMRSATGGLYVVCPIVVTVIELFGILGWTGVRFDMGSSSVISMAAGIGADYAIYFLYRLREERKRSATDAEAFGIALRTSGRAVLFVAASIGAGFSVEAISPYLGMRLFGTLMPLAMLLSCFAALSLMPVLVLRTRPRFIFGHESTPVVSPMPSVAASG; via the coding sequence ATGGCCACCGCCTTCGAACGCTACGTCCGCCTCCTGGTCCGATTCCGCTGGCTCGTGCTCGCCGTCGTCGCCGCCCTGACCGTGCTGGTCGGCAGCGGCATGACCAAGCTCCGCAGCGAGTTCAGCGTCGAGGCGAGTCTCCCCGCGAATCATCCCTTCGTGCAGATCGACAAGGAGATCCGGGCCGAGTTCGGCGGCCGGCGCACCCTCATCGTCGCGATCGTGCCGCGCGAGGGCGAGGTCTGGCAGACGCCGGTGCTCGAGATCGTGCGCGACTTCACGCTGGCGGCGCTCCGCCTCCCCGACATCATGGCGCAGAACGTGGTGAGCCTCGCCGCCCCGGCGGTCCGCTACGTCGAGGAGTCCGGCGGCTCGATCAAGGTCGACTACCTCATGCGCGACGCCCCGAAGACGCCCGAGGAGATCGCGCGTCTGCGGGCGAAGGTCGAGAGTGATCCGCAGCTCCGGGGCATGCTCGTCACGCCCGACCAGAAGGCCGCGATCGTCGTCCTCGACTTCTTCGAGGGCAAGCAACAGTCGTGGGAGGTCGCGAATGCCGTCCTCGCACTGGCCGAGCCGTATCACGACCGCGGCGTCGACGTCTGGATCGCCGGCGAGCCCACCTTCGCCCTGACCGACCTCGACCAGTCTGCCATGCTCATGCGCCGGATCCCCGTCACGTTCCTCGTGATCGCGGTGATGCTGCTCGTCTCGTTCCGGAGCTTCCAGGGCATGTTCATCCCCATGCTCACGGCGACGCTCTCCACCGTGTGGGGGCTCGGCCTGCAGGGACATACGGGCATTCCCATCGACGGCTGGAACGCGGCGGTGCCGATCCTCCTCATCGCGGTCGCGGCCGCGCATTCGGCCCAGATGTTGAAGCGGTACGTGGAAGAGGTCGTGCGGACGCGGGACAACCGCGCCGCCGTCATCGAGTCGACCGTGAAGATCGGTCCGGTCATGGTCGCGGCCGGCGCCACCGCCGCGCTCGGCTTCGCGTCGCTCGCGCTCTTCGGCGTCCGGTCCATCGCGAACTTCGGGCTCTCGTGCGCCTACGGCATCGGCAGTGCCGTCTTCCTCGAGCTCACGCTGATCCCGGCGTTGCGGGCGGTGCTGCCCGCCCCGAAGCACGTTCCGCCCGAAGGCGGCGTCACGACCGCGGTCCTCGCGACGCTCGAGCGCGCGATCCTGCGCGGCAACGGGCGCCCCGTCCTGATCGGCACGGCGATCGCGCTCGTGCTCTCGCTGGTCGGCATCGCGCGCATCCGGACGTTCGGCCCGACGCGCGAGTACATGCCGAAGGGGAGCCTCCCGCGCGTGCATCTGGACGAGATCCAGAAGCACTTCCCCGGCACGGTCACGATGACGATCCTCTACGAGGGAGCCGAGGGCAGCGCGAAGACGGTTCCCTTCCTGCAGCACATGGCGGCCATGCAGGCCGAGCTCGAGAAGGACCCGCTCGTGCTGCGCACGGCGTCGCTCGCCGATCTCGTGAAGACGCTCCACAAGACGTTCGCGGCGGATGCGCCGAACCCGTATCGCGTTCCCGACGACCAGGAGCTGGTCTCGCAGCTCATGTTCCTCGGCGACTCGCCGGCCTTCGAGCGGTTCGTGGATCGCGCGCAGACGAAGGCGATCGTCATGGCGTACCTCACCGACGACGACTCGGCGCTGGTGGGTCCGCTCGTCCGTCACACCGAGGCGTGGCTCCGCGACCATCCGCCGCCCGACGGCGTGAAGGTGCTGGTCGCCGGCGGCGCGGGACCGACGATCCTCGCCGTGAACGAGCACACGACCTACGGGAAGCTCGTGAACATGGTCGTCGTGCTGCTCGCGATCTACGCCATCTCTTCGACCATCATGCGCTCGGCGACGGGTGGGCTGTACGTCGTCTGTCCGATCGTCGTGACCGTGATCGAGCTCTTCGGCATCCTCGGCTGGACGGGCGTGCGGTTCGACATGGGGTCGTCGTCCGTCATCTCCATGGCGGCCGGCATCGGCGCCGACTACGCCATCTACTTCCTGTATCGGCTCCGCGAGGAGCGGAAGCGCTCGGCGACCGACGCCGAAGCGTTCGGCATCGCACTCAGGACGTCCGGCCGCGCCGTGCTCTTCGTCGCCGCGTCGATCGGCGCCGGGTTCTCGGTCGAAGCCATCTCGCCGTACCTCGGCATGCGCCTCTTCGGCACCCTCATGCCGCTCGCGATGCTGCTCTCGTGCTTCGCGGCGCTCTCGCTCATGCCCGTGCTCGTGCTGCGCACCCGGCCGCGCTTCATCTTCGGCCACGAATCGACGCCCGTCGTCTCTCCGATGCCGTCCGTCGCCGCGAGCGGGTGA
- a CDS encoding MFS transporter: MPSLAPYFVYQATAGAVFSQAVFVVFYQERVGLSLSAVLWLQSYFVLVRALLDVPFGALADRVSRRLCLVASGVVLAVGSAGILWWPSLGMAVVLETMLAMVSALRSGADSALLYDTLDTAGALDRYPRAESLSQAISSLGSGAVAIAGSILAAHDLAWPYVANIAAGSATVVAAACLREPPRHHRARGILRDAARVVARTPAVRWTIALAALVVSASHVYFFLQQPYLRAIGVPLALFGAVVAATKVVTALVATGAHRIESRLGVRGSAALMAAVPAVGLGAMAAVASPVGALVILTRGVLDGLWMPLLNVLMNRLVDSRLRATILSVQSLVSRLALASVVGLCGVATAHVGLDATLAVAAATSLVLGAALVVTAPRLPERSRVIAERA; this comes from the coding sequence GTGCCGTCGCTCGCGCCGTACTTCGTCTACCAGGCGACCGCGGGCGCCGTTTTCTCGCAGGCCGTCTTCGTGGTGTTCTACCAGGAGCGCGTCGGCCTCTCGCTCTCGGCGGTGCTCTGGCTCCAATCGTACTTCGTGCTGGTGCGGGCACTCCTCGACGTGCCGTTCGGCGCGCTCGCCGATCGCGTGTCGCGGCGACTGTGCCTCGTCGCCAGCGGCGTCGTGCTCGCGGTGGGCTCGGCCGGGATCCTGTGGTGGCCGAGCCTCGGCATGGCGGTCGTGCTCGAGACGATGCTCGCGATGGTCTCGGCGCTGCGCTCCGGCGCCGACTCGGCGCTGCTCTACGACACGCTCGACACCGCCGGCGCGCTCGACCGCTATCCGCGCGCGGAGAGCCTCTCCCAGGCGATCTCGTCGCTCGGCTCGGGGGCGGTGGCGATCGCGGGGTCGATCCTCGCCGCCCACGACCTCGCCTGGCCGTACGTCGCGAACATCGCCGCGGGGAGCGCGACGGTGGTGGCCGCGGCGTGTCTCCGCGAGCCGCCGCGTCACCACCGCGCGCGCGGCATCCTGCGCGACGCCGCGCGCGTCGTCGCCCGCACGCCCGCCGTCCGCTGGACGATCGCGCTCGCCGCGCTCGTCGTCTCCGCCTCGCACGTCTACTTCTTCCTGCAGCAGCCGTACCTGCGCGCGATCGGGGTGCCGCTGGCCCTGTTCGGCGCGGTCGTCGCCGCGACGAAGGTCGTGACCGCGCTGGTCGCGACCGGCGCGCACCGCATCGAGTCGCGCCTCGGCGTACGCGGCAGCGCGGCGCTCATGGCCGCCGTGCCCGCCGTCGGCCTGGGCGCGATGGCCGCCGTCGCGAGCCCCGTCGGCGCGCTCGTCATCCTCACGCGCGGCGTGCTGGACGGGCTCTGGATGCCGCTGCTGAACGTCCTCATGAACCGGCTCGTCGACTCCCGGCTGCGCGCGACGATCCTCTCCGTGCAGAGCCTCGTGTCGCGGCTCGCGCTCGCGAGCGTCGTCGGCCTGTGCGGGGTCGCGACCGCTCACGTCGGTCTCGATGCAACGCTCGCCGTCGCGGCGGCGACGTCGCTCGTGCTGGGAGCCGCGCTCGTCGTCACGGCGCCGCGGTTGCCGGAGCGTTCGCGTGTGATAGCAGAGCGGGCATGA
- a CDS encoding DUF2760 domain-containing protein → MKTYGVALVLGLALAGGNYAVLGQRPEVAGCAPCLALLLAGPLVLALAVAAVAGTGASASGTASAVAVPSTKPAEPAENAALRLLATLQEEGRLVDFFSEDIAPYTDEQIGAATRGIHASCRKALEGAVAIEPIMPGDEGATVTVPAGFDPAAIRLVGNVSGTPPFTGVLRHAGWRVKSVNLPPRTGQDPKVVAPAEVEIG, encoded by the coding sequence ATGAAGACCTACGGGGTCGCGCTCGTGCTGGGTCTCGCGCTCGCAGGCGGCAACTACGCGGTGCTGGGCCAGCGCCCGGAGGTCGCGGGGTGCGCGCCGTGCCTCGCGCTGCTCCTCGCGGGCCCGCTCGTTCTCGCGCTCGCCGTCGCGGCGGTCGCGGGAACCGGCGCGTCGGCGTCCGGGACGGCGAGCGCAGTGGCCGTACCGTCGACCAAGCCCGCCGAGCCGGCGGAGAACGCGGCGCTCCGCCTGCTCGCGACGCTGCAAGAGGAAGGGCGGCTCGTCGACTTCTTCAGCGAGGACATCGCGCCGTACACGGACGAGCAGATCGGCGCGGCCACGCGCGGCATCCACGCGAGCTGCCGCAAGGCGCTCGAAGGCGCCGTCGCGATCGAGCCCATCATGCCGGGCGACGAAGGCGCGACGGTGACGGTTCCCGCGGGCTTCGATCCGGCGGCCATCCGGCTGGTCGGGAACGTCAGCGGCACCCCGCCGTTCACGGGCGTCCTCCGCCACGCGGGCTGGCGCGTGAAGTCGGTGAACCTCCCGCCGCGCACCGGTCAGGATCCGAAGGTCGTCGCGCCGGCGGAGGTCGAGATCGGGTGA
- a CDS encoding Hsp70 family protein — protein sequence MSARYVVGIDLGTTNSVVAYVDTSALAPDAEAHAAAVLPIPQVVKAGLVEAHDRLPSFLYLPAAGELPKGSLALPWGEADLAVGALARSRGAEVPGRVVSSAKSWLCSVGVDPRGPILPWNAPADVAKVSAVDAQAAYLAHLRAAWDAAMPAPLAKQELYLAVPASFDAAARELTVRAATQAGLPTVHLVEEPQAAFYAWLAATRGGWRTEVHVGDVILVCDVGGGTTDLTLVAVGDESGSLGLERKAVGDHILLGGDNMDLALAHAVCERLAAQGTSLDEWQLRGLVHACREAKEKLLADPTRDKEPVVVLGRSRKVIGGAVRTDLGRVEVEATLIDGFFPKVGPEARPHATRRVGLQEIGLPYASDAAITRHIAAFVARHHDVAPEGVSAVLFNGGVMHAPRFRERLASVLRSWRGGDVRVLAGAHPDLAVAEGAAAYGLARRGRGVRIRGGTARAYYVGIEVAAPAVPGMAAPVKALCVAPFGMEEGTEIAVPDAEFGLVVGEPAEFRFFGSSVRRDDVAGTIVERWQPGELEELAPIEAALTAKDQDGRTVPVHLRAHATGIGTLELYCVARDGKGRWKLELNVRQAAP from the coding sequence GTGAGCGCGCGATACGTCGTCGGCATCGACCTCGGGACGACGAACTCGGTCGTCGCGTACGTCGACACGAGCGCCCTCGCACCGGACGCCGAGGCGCACGCGGCGGCGGTGCTCCCGATCCCGCAGGTCGTGAAGGCGGGCCTCGTCGAGGCGCACGACCGGCTGCCGTCCTTCCTCTATCTGCCCGCGGCAGGCGAGCTGCCGAAGGGCAGCCTGGCGCTCCCGTGGGGCGAAGCCGACCTGGCGGTGGGCGCGCTCGCGCGCTCGCGCGGCGCCGAGGTGCCCGGGCGCGTCGTGTCGTCGGCGAAGTCGTGGCTCTGCTCGGTCGGCGTCGATCCGCGCGGTCCGATCCTGCCGTGGAACGCGCCGGCGGACGTCGCGAAGGTTTCGGCCGTCGACGCGCAGGCGGCCTACCTCGCGCATCTGCGCGCGGCGTGGGATGCCGCGATGCCGGCGCCGCTCGCGAAGCAGGAGCTCTATCTCGCCGTGCCGGCGTCGTTCGACGCCGCGGCGCGCGAGCTCACCGTCCGCGCGGCGACGCAGGCCGGCCTTCCGACCGTGCACCTCGTCGAGGAGCCGCAGGCGGCGTTCTACGCCTGGCTCGCCGCCACGCGCGGCGGCTGGCGCACGGAGGTGCACGTTGGCGACGTGATCCTCGTCTGCGACGTCGGCGGCGGAACGACCGATCTCACGCTCGTCGCGGTCGGCGACGAGAGCGGATCGCTCGGCCTCGAGCGCAAGGCGGTCGGCGACCACATCCTGCTCGGCGGCGACAACATGGACCTCGCGCTCGCACACGCGGTGTGCGAGCGTCTCGCGGCGCAGGGGACGTCGCTCGACGAGTGGCAGCTCCGCGGCCTCGTGCACGCCTGCCGGGAGGCGAAGGAGAAGCTCCTCGCCGATCCGACACGCGACAAGGAGCCGGTCGTCGTGCTCGGGCGCTCGCGCAAGGTGATCGGCGGTGCCGTGCGCACCGACCTCGGCCGCGTCGAGGTCGAAGCGACGCTCATCGACGGGTTCTTCCCGAAGGTGGGTCCCGAGGCGCGGCCGCACGCGACACGGCGCGTGGGCCTCCAGGAGATCGGCCTGCCGTACGCGAGCGACGCGGCGATCACGCGGCACATCGCGGCGTTCGTCGCGCGCCACCACGACGTCGCGCCGGAGGGAGTCTCCGCCGTGCTGTTCAACGGCGGCGTCATGCACGCGCCGCGCTTCCGCGAGCGGCTCGCGTCGGTCCTGCGCTCGTGGCGCGGCGGCGACGTCCGCGTGCTCGCCGGCGCGCATCCCGACCTCGCGGTCGCCGAGGGCGCAGCGGCCTACGGCCTCGCACGGCGCGGCCGCGGCGTGCGCATCCGCGGCGGCACTGCGCGCGCGTACTACGTCGGCATCGAGGTGGCGGCGCCGGCGGTGCCGGGCATGGCGGCGCCCGTGAAGGCGCTCTGCGTGGCGCCGTTCGGCATGGAGGAAGGCACCGAGATCGCGGTGCCGGACGCGGAGTTCGGGCTCGTCGTCGGTGAGCCGGCTGAGTTCCGGTTCTTCGGCTCCTCGGTCCGCCGCGACGACGTCGCCGGGACCATCGTCGAGCGCTGGCAGCCCGGCGAGCTGGAAGAGCTGGCGCCGATCGAGGCCGCGCTCACGGCGAAGGATCAGGACGGGCGCACGGTGCCGGTGCACCTGCGGGCACACGCGACCGGGATCGGCACCCTCGAGCTCTACTGCGTCGCCCGCGACGGCAAGGGGCGCTGGAAGCTCGAGCTCAACGTGCGGCAGGCCGCGCCCTGA
- a CDS encoding Hsp70 family protein, producing MAARYLVGIDLGTTNTACAYVDTQAGRTIRVFPVPQLVAPGKVDARETLPSFCYLAGAHDLPPGSLDLPWAAGRSYCVGVLARDQGARVSGRLVGSAKSWLCHGGVDRTAAILPWGAADDVPKLSPVEASARTLRHLREAWDARFPEPLAEQDIVLTVPASFDEVARELTLEAAAAAGIPRLVLLEEPQAAFYAWLVAHERDWKARIAATPLVLVVDVGGGTTDFSLVAARGSRGELGLERVAVGEHLLLGGDNMDLALARTAEARLVPGGQLDPPRFHLLVSQCRAAKEAMLSNDAVRDVRVTVAGRGSGVVGGTLATSVTRDELDRLVLDGFFPRVDADARPQRGASGLREWGLPFAADAAITRHLAEFLARQRDAAGEGAHALVRPDALLFNGGALEPAAVRERIAAIVGAWHEPGGDWRPAVLDADSLQLAVARGAAYYGLVRRGQGVRIGSGAARTYYLGLQDEQLLCVVPRGMEEGETADLSGRELELTTNRPVAFPLFTATDRTGEHAGDLVDARPDALTALPPLRTVVRFGKKLEERSLPVHVEVRLSEIGTLELSLKSRSTEHRWRLELRLRDTVADEAVPAEQAAIVVDPARVAEAERLLRETFEGADDPVSLMRRLETALDAGRDAWPLATIRASWDVLWTLEPRRARSPAHEARWLNLAGFLLRPGFGDPGDEIRIDKLWRVLGTELRHPRSVQCRAEMWNLWKRVAGGLGARQQQHVLELVRPQLTGRGRTKGPKAAPQELREMWQAVGGCERLAASARAELALVLAQTVAKGKATDQEAWALARVAARAPIAGPANCVVPPRAAADVVEQLLGAAWTRPDATAFALAQVARMTGDRERDLDAALRDRVALRLEREPDGARLARLVREVVPLEAREEARLLDESLPAGLRLRG from the coding sequence ATGGCGGCGCGCTACCTCGTCGGCATCGACCTCGGCACGACCAACACCGCCTGCGCGTACGTCGACACGCAGGCGGGTCGTACGATCCGGGTCTTCCCGGTGCCGCAGCTGGTGGCGCCCGGGAAGGTCGACGCGCGCGAGACGCTGCCGTCGTTCTGCTACCTCGCCGGCGCGCACGATCTGCCGCCGGGGAGTCTCGATCTGCCGTGGGCGGCGGGACGCAGCTACTGCGTCGGCGTGCTCGCCCGCGACCAGGGCGCGCGTGTGTCGGGCCGGCTCGTGGGCTCGGCCAAGTCCTGGCTCTGTCACGGCGGCGTCGATCGCACCGCGGCGATCCTGCCGTGGGGCGCCGCCGACGACGTGCCGAAGCTGTCGCCCGTCGAAGCGTCGGCGCGCACGCTCAGGCACCTCCGCGAGGCGTGGGACGCGCGCTTTCCCGAGCCGCTCGCGGAGCAGGACATCGTGCTCACCGTGCCGGCGTCGTTCGACGAGGTCGCGCGCGAGCTGACCCTCGAGGCCGCGGCCGCGGCCGGCATCCCGCGCCTCGTGCTGCTCGAGGAGCCGCAGGCGGCGTTCTACGCCTGGCTGGTCGCGCACGAGCGCGACTGGAAGGCGCGCATCGCCGCGACGCCGCTCGTGCTGGTCGTCGACGTGGGCGGCGGCACGACCGACTTCTCGCTCGTCGCCGCGCGCGGCAGCCGTGGCGAGCTCGGGCTCGAGCGCGTCGCGGTGGGCGAGCACCTGCTGCTCGGCGGCGACAACATGGACCTGGCGCTGGCGCGGACGGCCGAAGCGCGCCTCGTCCCCGGCGGGCAGCTCGACCCGCCGCGCTTCCATCTCCTCGTGAGCCAGTGCCGGGCGGCCAAGGAGGCCATGCTCTCGAACGATGCGGTCCGCGACGTGCGCGTCACGGTCGCCGGGCGCGGCAGCGGCGTCGTCGGCGGCACACTCGCGACCTCGGTCACGCGCGACGAGCTCGACCGCCTGGTGCTCGACGGGTTCTTTCCGCGCGTCGACGCCGACGCGCGGCCGCAGCGCGGCGCGAGCGGGCTTCGCGAGTGGGGGTTGCCGTTCGCCGCCGACGCCGCGATCACGCGTCACCTGGCGGAGTTCCTGGCCCGCCAGCGCGACGCCGCCGGAGAAGGCGCGCATGCGCTCGTCCGGCCCGACGCGCTCCTCTTCAACGGCGGCGCGCTCGAGCCCGCCGCCGTGCGCGAGCGCATCGCCGCCATCGTCGGTGCGTGGCACGAGCCCGGCGGCGACTGGCGCCCGGCGGTGCTCGATGCCGACTCGCTCCAGCTCGCCGTCGCGCGGGGCGCGGCGTACTACGGCCTGGTCCGGCGCGGACAAGGCGTGCGCATCGGCAGCGGCGCGGCGCGCACGTACTATCTGGGCCTCCAGGACGAGCAGCTCCTCTGCGTCGTGCCACGCGGCATGGAAGAGGGCGAGACGGCCGACCTCTCGGGTCGCGAGCTCGAGCTCACGACGAACCGTCCCGTCGCCTTCCCGCTCTTCACCGCGACCGATCGCACGGGGGAGCACGCCGGCGACCTCGTCGACGCGCGCCCCGACGCGCTGACCGCGCTGCCGCCGCTGCGCACCGTCGTCCGCTTCGGGAAGAAGCTCGAGGAGCGATCGCTGCCGGTGCACGTGGAGGTTCGCCTCTCCGAGATCGGCACGCTCGAGCTCTCGCTCAAGTCGCGCTCGACCGAGCATCGCTGGCGGCTCGAGCTGCGGCTGCGCGATACGGTCGCGGACGAGGCCGTACCCGCCGAGCAGGCCGCGATCGTCGTCGATCCGGCGCGGGTCGCCGAAGCCGAACGCCTGCTCCGCGAGACCTTCGAAGGTGCCGACGATCCCGTCTCGCTGATGCGCCGGCTCGAGACCGCGCTCGACGCCGGCCGCGACGCCTGGCCGCTCGCTACGATCCGCGCGTCGTGGGACGTCCTGTGGACCCTCGAGCCGCGCCGCGCGCGGAGCCCGGCGCACGAGGCGCGGTGGCTGAACCTGGCGGGGTTCCTCCTCCGCCCCGGCTTCGGCGATCCCGGCGACGAGATCCGCATCGACAAGCTCTGGCGCGTGCTCGGCACCGAGCTGCGCCACCCGCGCTCCGTGCAGTGCCGCGCCGAGATGTGGAACCTCTGGAAGCGCGTCGCGGGCGGGCTCGGCGCGCGCCAGCAGCAGCACGTGCTCGAGCTCGTGCGGCCGCAGCTCACGGGACGCGGCAGGACGAAGGGCCCCAAGGCCGCGCCGCAGGAGCTGCGCGAGATGTGGCAGGCGGTCGGCGGGTGCGAGCGGCTGGCGGCGTCGGCGCGCGCCGAGCTGGCGCTGGTGCTCGCGCAGACGGTCGCGAAGGGCAAGGCGACCGACCAGGAGGCGTGGGCGCTCGCGCGCGTCGCTGCGCGCGCGCCGATCGCAGGCCCGGCGAACTGCGTCGTGCCGCCTCGCGCGGCGGCGGACGTGGTCGAGCAGCTGCTCGGCGCGGCCTGGACGCGCCCCGACGCCACGGCGTTCGCGCTGGCCCAGGTCGCACGCATGACGGGCGATCGCGAGCGGGACCTCGATGCCGCGCTGCGCGATCGCGTCGCGCTCCGTCTCGAGCGCGAGCCCGACGGCGCACGGCTCGCGCGGCTCGTGCGCGAAGTCGTGCCGCTCGAGGCGCGCGAGGAGGCGCGGCTCCTCGACGAGTCGCTGCCCGCCGGATTACGTCTACGGGGCTGA